One bacterium genomic window, ATTGGCCCTTAAGAATAGTCCGGCTATCCATCAGGCCTGGCTCGAAAAAGAGAAGGCGGTGGTAAAGATAAAGGAGGCCAGGACTGCCTTCTATCCCCAACTTGAACTCTCAGCAAACTACACCCGCTTAGATGAGTCACCATCCATAGAAGGAGGCTCCTTTGGGGGTATTTCATTCGGAGATATCTCCTTCGGTGATGATGATATTTACAGCCTCAAAGGGAGTGCCCAACAACCCATATATACGGGTGGCAAGATTGATACCTCCTACCGGATAGCGAAAATTTCCAAAGAGCTGGCTGATTGGGATTACGAAAAGGTAAAAGCCGATCTTATCCTGAAGGCTAAATCCGCTTATTTTCAGGCACTGAAGGCGGAGAAATTCAAGCTGGTGGCCGGGGAGGCAGTCCGTCAGGTTGAGGCACACCGGGATTTGACTTCTAACCTCCTTGAAGCCGGAATTGTCGCTAAGCTGGACCTCTTGAAAGCTGAGGTAGTTCTGGCTCAGACCAAACAGAACTTGATAAAGGCCGAAGATGGTTTAAAGATGGCCCAAAGTAATCTTAATATCCTTTTAGACCGGCCCATAGAGGAAAAAGTTGCCCTGGAAGAATTAGAGGACTATAAGCCCTTAAATTTAACCCTGGACACCTGCCTTAAGAGAGCCATGGCTGACAGGCCGGAACTTAAGCAGATGGAGATGAATATTGCCCTGGCCAAACTTGGCCTCAAGTTGGCCAGAAGTTCTTATTATCCTAAGGTGGCTTTGATCGGAGATTATGATTACCAGAAGGGATCATCTCAGGCACCGGAAGATTGGGAAGGCTCATGGAGCATTACTCTATCCGGAAGCATTAATCCCTGGGACTTTGGAAAGACCCGCTCTCAGGTAAAGGTGGCTGGATTAGAACTGAGCCGGGTAGAAGATGGCCAAGCCCAACTGGTGGATGGGATTACTTTAGAAGTGCAGCAGGCTTATCTGGCCTCTCATACGGCTTTCTCTTCCATCGAAGTAGCCAAAGAGGCTATTGGTGAAGCTGAGGAAGGTCTTCGGATTACAGAAGAAAAGTATAAGGTAGGTATGGCTACCTCAACTGATGTCCTGGATGCCCAGACAGACTTAATTTCTGCCAGAACCAATTATTATACAGCCCTTTATGATTATTTCATTGCCATGGCTGAGCTTTCTAAGGCTACGGGGGAAAAATTTCCTTATAACCTGGATAGGCAATAGTGCCTTGTTGATATATCCTTTCTTTTGGGGAGTAGGTGCATGTTTTGATGTTTTAATGTAACCGTTCACCTCAGCACGGAGACACAGAGACACTGAGAAAAATCTAAAGGACAAATCTCTTAATTCCATCTTTCAAAACAGGTATTAAGTGCTTTTTTCTAAAATCATTCTCCGTGTCTCTGTGGTAAACGATTACAATTGAAGAATATATTCAGGTTTGCCGATAAATGAAATAGGGAGCAATTAATTTGAAAAATAGCGGAACCGAGCAGACAAAGGGAAAACAAGCAGGAGGAAAGGGGATATGATGAACACACCATTAATTCATTCCGACCCATCCATT contains:
- a CDS encoding TolC family protein, with the translated sequence MLLASEGASEEILTLEKCVELALKNSPAIHQAWLEKEKAVVKIKEARTAFYPQLELSANYTRLDESPSIEGGSFGGISFGDISFGDDDIYSLKGSAQQPIYTGGKIDTSYRIAKISKELADWDYEKVKADLILKAKSAYFQALKAEKFKLVAGEAVRQVEAHRDLTSNLLEAGIVAKLDLLKAEVVLAQTKQNLIKAEDGLKMAQSNLNILLDRPIEEKVALEELEDYKPLNLTLDTCLKRAMADRPELKQMEMNIALAKLGLKLARSSYYPKVALIGDYDYQKGSSQAPEDWEGSWSITLSGSINPWDFGKTRSQVKVAGLELSRVEDGQAQLVDGITLEVQQAYLASHTAFSSIEVAKEAIGEAEEGLRITEEKYKVGMATSTDVLDAQTDLISARTNYYTALYDYFIAMAELSKATGEKFPYNLDRQ